Proteins from one Xenopus tropicalis strain Nigerian chromosome 1, UCB_Xtro_10.0, whole genome shotgun sequence genomic window:
- the LOC100488577 gene encoding uncharacterized protein LOC100488577, giving the protein MDCPAKIFVYHLISFHDFQLERDSTRNRKVTVQTLKNGFEQNIDKDKGTHSYMIKFPKLSDHKNHATSGKLANIREKVDPRVRNKIVELYRSGVRKAIEIKRHTDTYVRHELFPSGDLPEASRRRFYPTQKDISNLMSKDRYEGKNSVLDQQNVVDLLNNWKQEKAINMFFRPHTIKINGDGHIFCFAIKQNGSKGFCRNMVIKLHC; this is encoded by the exons atggaCTGTCCAGCTAAGATCTTTGTGTATCATTTAATTAGTTTTCATGACTTCCAG CTGGAAAGAGACAGTACAAGAAACAGAAAAGTAACTGTGCAAACACTTAAAAATGGGTTTGAGCAAAATATTGACAAGGATAAAGGTACCCACAGTTACATGATAAAATTTCCAAAATTAAGTGACCATAAGAACCATGCTACGTCAGGCAAG TTGGCAAACATCAGAGAAAAAGTTGACCCAAGAGTAAGAAATAAAATTGTGGAACTGTACCGAAGTGGTGTCAGGAAAGCAATTGAAATTAAAAGACACACTGACACATATGTTCGTCATGAGCTCTTTCCTAGTGGTGATCTTCCTGAAGCCTCAAGAAGAAGGTTCTATCCAACGCAGAAAGATATTTCAAATCTTATGTCCAAAGATAGATATGAAGGAAAAAATTCAGTGCTTGACCAGCAAAATGTTGTTGATCTTCTAAACAACTGGAAACAAGAAAAagcaataaatatgtttttccgCCCACACAccattaaaataaatggagatgGTCACATTTTCTGTTTTGCTATCAAACAGAATGGCAGCAAAGGCTTTTGCAGAAATATGGTAATTAAATTACACTGCTAG